AACAAAAACTTGTCATAGAAACGTGTCattataaagacagagaaacctTATGAAGAAACTTATTAACAATTATTTACAGCTGACTCTTGTAACTCTTGTAAAAGCTGTCGCTTTTCTCAAAATACAACATAGTTAAAGGTTCAACAGTGTAATAGATACATTTTGTCAACACAATATTCATTGTTGATTAATCTGACTATAATTTCCTCGCTTGATCGCCTGGTTGTTTGGTGCATAAAATGTCAGGCAATGTTGGTCGCTGCTTTCCAGGCTCCGAGGTGACATTCTCAAGTATCTTATCTTCTGCCCAAGAATGTTCACTCTGCTGTCATGGTAGAAAAAACAGAAGGTGCTCACATTTGAGGAAATCAAGTCAGAGGATTTGGAAATTTTTTTCTGGTCAGTTGTCAAAATAGTTAAAACTAGTCAATTAAGTGACTAATAGCTGCTGCCCTAAACTTGATTATATCATAACcacttttcccttttcttccttttattcatgtatatttttatatattttttcttattatttaccATATCTATCTATAGGGGGTGGGTGTATTGTTACTAGTTATCAAGTAACCACACACCCACCCATACCCACCctcaatgttttaaaaaaaaatttggatcacaaaaaaaaagagaacatgatttttttattgcaggTGTCCAGGACAGCCACTCGACCGATTGCAGCAGGAGAGATCTCTCGGATGCAGGCACTAGTCTTTCTAGGCGGGCAGCTCTCTCTGGCACTTGGGGTTCTCTTATGTCTCAACTATTACAGGTACCCACTGatcctcatgtttttattagatctgtttaaaaaagaacaagagagaaaatgtaacaaataacCAAGAGTGTAGGTCAGTCTTGAGACTTAGTTTCTTGTGCctttttaatgtgcttttaatgGTCATCTGACGCTAATACAAAGCTCCAGCATTCTAAGAACTTAGACAAACCAAGTGGATATTTTCCAAagtttccagtcttttgttattagtttgtctttttagtGCAAAATTCTCCCACTACTGctcaggaatatttttttatcaccaGATACTCACTTGATTTGTCTTATTCTGACAGATTAGTCCTTATACAGCCCTAATGTATAAGACCAAAGAATCTatgttataatataaatactgaatgcaaagttgtttatattttttcatgGTTGACACTGTTTGGCTCACAGTTTCCATAATGATTTTCACAGCATAGCCTTGGGTGCTGCTTCATTATCTCTTGTTGTAACCTACCCACTGATGAAGAGAATCACTTACTGGCCACAGTTTGTTTTGGGTATGTAAGTGTAAGATTATCCCGTGGTGTTCTACATCTAAAGATAACATTTCTTCCCATTAGCACAGCTTAAGTTGGTCTCATGTTCCTTCTGTTTAGGCCTCACTTTCAACTGGGGAGCTCTGCTCGGCTGGGCCGCTGTCAAGGGCTCCTGTGACTGGTCTGTGTGCCTCCCACTGTATTTCTCAGGCGTGATGTGGACGTTGATATATGACACAATATATGCACATCAGGTAAAGTAGGGGGGGCGGCACAAAACTTATTTATGTTTCCCTTTTTAAACACTTCACTTTTTAACACTTCTCAGTGTTAAAAAATCACTTTCCATTATTTTAAACATATGAAGTAATTCTTTTATTATGGCAAACTGGAATATATTGATTTGGATATACAGCGAATAGATACCAAAaggtcaaagagagagagggcacCAAATTAATAGTGAAAACATTAAAGTAAGTAAATATAGGTCAATATCCACAAATTCATTGGATTTTTATACAGTGAAGCAGTAGTACACTTACATATATGTATTGTTAGACTCAGTAATAGTACGATTACATATTGGGTCAAGTTGTGATGGTAAGCAATTGAGAATATACTGTGTTTGtataaaaaacatacacatcCATGATCCAGATGCAAACAAACTGTTACCAGCCTAATTCAAAATTCTGGATTGGATACTATATCCTATCTAAAATTATATAACAGACAGGcaacagttaaattaaaatgtattcatatttcatgatgcttattttagtttttaaccTGACAACTTTATGTGATTTCTCCTGAAAAACTCAAATATAGCATAAGATTCTGTGATACAGCTAAATCTATGAAAAAAATTAGTGCAACAGTGAAAACTGTAACAAAAGTATATACTAAATGAGGTATAGTAGGTATAAGACCTCTGTTCTTTCTCTGATAACTAGGATAAGGAGGACGACGTCAAGGTAGGAGTCAAATCGACTGCATTGAGGTTCCAGGAGCAGACCAAAACTTGGCTGAGTGGCTTCACTGTGGCCATGATGTCAGGACTTATTGCAGTTGGGATCAACGCTGAACAGACTCTCCCTTACTATGCTGTACTGTCCACAGTGGCCATTCACCTAACGCATCAGGTGAGGATTATTCAGTGTAGAATGCTGAATGCTCGATGCCAAGGAGTTAATTATTACAATTTCATTCCACAGTGAGATAATATTAAACTCAGTGAATTTGTCATGTAAATGTGTAACTGATAAATACCGTCAGTTATCGTCCTAACCAATCATAGGTCTCAGACATGGgttttgcattaaaatgtgatatttgctctcctctcttttaGATTTACACATTGGACATTAACAATCCAGATGACTGCTGGAAGAAATTTGCCTCAAACAGAAACCTTgggttgttgttatttttaggcATCGTTGCTGGCAATTtgtggaaagaaagacaagagacTTTGCTGCAAAATGAGGAAGAAGTGAGATAATCagtataaatattacattttaagtACATCACATACTACAAACTTCCACAGTATCTTCTCggattttcattcaaaacaaaTCTACAAAAGATGTAATTAGAAGCTGTGAGATTTTGACCCACacaataaagttattttatacatttcttttgCTTGTGAGGCTTCATTTACAggcaaaacatacaaacataattcACTTCTATGTTCAAGTGCTGATAAGTGGGCCTCTATTggctgcacacatacacaaacacatatcagCAACATTAATTAATAACAATGAAGACACATATTTGCAGAAACTGTAATATGAgttgttgttattgtaattACTTCTCAAAGCTGCATTTAGCAATTATTACCACTAGGGAGCAGATAGAATCTACATTACAATTATATTACATGACTTCCTTAGTAAACTTCAACTTCTGCAGGATAAAGAGCAGAATTATATTAAAAAGTGGAAATAGGCCAATGTATGTTGTAGACAATAGTCTCAAACCAgacatatttcttatttctactGCTATAACAATACATGAAACAATCATTTGAGTGTTTATCCAGCTTAGACAAGTGTATATTTTCCTCCATGATGATGAAAGTTTAGGCCATAAACACCTGTGTATATGATAATCTGCTTTCACTGTTGCTGCCCATGTCAACATTCCCACAATTTGACCTAAATGCAAACcatgccaccacagtgagaaactGAAAGTCATGAACAACGGGAAACGTTTGCATCTCGTATAAACAAGTCTGCGCAGCCATGAAGCTGTGGTGGCATTCCATCGACGGGCGAATTGTGACATGCGGTTTGATGCCTCGATTATCCAGAAATCTCCATCAGATAGTCTGCTCCAGTCTGGGGAGACTCCTGGTACATTTTCCCCAAAGCCAAACCCAGCTGCATTATTGAGGCATTCACTGATCCTCCAGTGAGAATAATATTGGATTCTCAAAACCAATGCCAGACACCAAACCCACAGGAGACCATAGATAATGATGGATTTGGAGGGATTATAGGCATTATGTTTTAGAAAATAGACAAGACAATACCTTAGACACTCCAGCAGCATCACCTTTGTCAACTTTATAAGGACCACTCCTAGTGGATTAGGTGGATGGTTGAACCTGATTTCTGCCATTAGGGTCACAAATCGGCTGTAGGAGCACAAAGGGCCTCCGAGCATTGTTGTGAAATTAAGGATGTAGCTAATAAGAGGGAGGAGCATCACACGCCGATTTCTTTTAGATAAAGCATTAAAAGTTGTCAGAACTCGTTTCTCCTGTAGGTCCATGGACAGTGAGGTGATCCTTTGAGTGAGCAGCATCAAAGAGGACACTGCCAAAAACAATCTGAAAGAGCAGAGAGTTTGAGTTTCAGTTTAAGTTGATTACACATCCTTTCTCTTAGAAGGTGGAACATGTTTCAgtatctgtttgtattttatactTTCCCTCCAGAACATAAAGCATAATAGTATACAAGTACTTGGTTCATCCTTAATGGTGGAAACAGCACTTGGCAAAGCAATCTCACCAttagtagctgttctggagcttgTGACCATATCTCAAAGTGGATTTTTGGAAACTGCAGCTGACAATTTCTGTCAAAAAGTCATCGTCCAAGGGAAAATCTTTGTTGAGCAAATTCCCACAGCTACtaaatagactttatttatttattattgtcaacaaatcctatgaaaagacaaaaaacaacattgtgtttgatttgatttgatttgatttgatttgttagTCCATCACAGTAGTTTTAGACTTCCACACAACAGCTGGATGCTGAAGGGGAAAGCTGAAGGAAATAACTCCAACATTTGATGATAAGGTAACTCATATAGACAGTGTATGTACAGTAACAGAATGGAGTGGATAAAAGGCTAGCAGTGGATGCCATAGTACGTCATCTGAATGCTGAAAGCAGAAAGCAAGCAGCTCCGGAAGCCAAAGCAGCTGCACTTTAGCACTAATATGTACTAATAAGTACTAATGAAGACACAGCTAGaagtaacaaaagtaaaataaaaatactcaaaatacaTTGATTGCCAAAGAAACATCCTACTTATAAAGGGGCACATACCCCATCAGAAGGACATTGCAAATAAGGTCTCATGCATTAATGCTGAAATAGGTTCCTTATTGGGATTGGTACACAAAGCCATAGCCAAAACAATGGCCCGCATACTGCAAAGACAGTTATTGGTTGGACTGTTAAGACAGTGGATTAAAGCACCGTCAGCACCGAGACATAGTCAACCAGATACCAATGGAAACAGTGTTAAAATTTCTCTTACAGTAATACGATGCTGACTTTCCTGAAAATCTCTGCAGTGACAAACTGGAAATGTTGCAAGAAGGTTTCTCAACTGTGTTCAGGCCAAGTGTGGTTATGGAACAGTGTCATTCCTGAAACTGACAAACAGTGAAGGCCACATGCACTGTTGCTGTCATAATGCGGTAACCATTGGAGCgttggtccttttttttctttttcctctttgtgggGATGTTAGTCTTCCATCAGGGCAGTGTGAGCAGGGCGTTTCGCAAAATGAATTAAGAGAATTACTGGTTCCCAGACAATTCAGCACTCTGTGTTATATTTGATActtccctttttttcatttcctgatcgtgtgtgttttctctatCTTTTTAGTACTTCCACAGACTTTCACTTCTGCATTCAGTGAATTATCATGTATTATAAATCCATCTTATGAGACCATTCTGGTCATTCTGGTGTGCTGTAAATTCATTAGAAATAGCCAAAtaggggtgtcgtttagctcagttggtagagcatttTCCCCcttgtacaaaggctcagtccttactgcagtggcctagggttcgaatccgacctgtggctctctcctgcatgtcattccacatctctctctcttcccacatttcctgtcactcttcaagctgtctctgtcaggctcaaaaaggccaaaaaattatttaaaaaaagaaacatagaaAGACAAATAACACCGAATTCTATAGGTTGATACTGAATGAACTgtgtcttttcatattttttgttggcaataaaaataatatagaaCATTACCAGACTTTAAAGACATTATTACCCAGACAGCTAAGTTgaacattcattatttttagtgATTTTAAGGATGCAAAACATGAAGGTGTGCGCTTACAAGCAAATGATCTCATATGAGATTAGTACCTGATGCAGACAGGTTCATGTAGGTAGTATTCCCTGTACTGTATAAACAGGTGCCAAAAGGTTTGCCACAGCATCTGCATACTGAACACCCAGGCGTGGATAGAGCTGGAGTCCACAGAGCACACAAGCAGAATAAAGGCAAAGGTGGAGGTAAACAGAAGTGTGCTGTAAATGCCCATCGTGACAACTGCCAGGACACACCCTCCAATAGAAACAAACAGGTACCTGTAGATAGAGATGCATGGTGAAAACTAGAGGATCTACAGAAATGAATACTTTTCCTCTGAATACTTTACAGAGGAGTTCAAAATGCaatcagataaataaaaagctaaCAAATGCttatgaattaaacaaatggATAAATATATAAgcaataataaatgtaatactGTGGTAGTGCTATTACCTTATCTTCCAGTTAGACTGATTATTAATCATACTGCTACTACTcaaatttaaatacaaatggTTTCCTAGACAAATGTGAGTGTAATAGTGCCCTGTAATACACTAAGAAACTACATGACACATtacttttgaaaaatgttgtttacatAATAAAATCAATTGATTTGCAATTACATACCTGCATCTCAAGGACAGATATCCCCATTTAgctagaaaataaaacaaaaatgcaaatggAAGTGAAAAACACTGGTGCATTAAAAACTGATGATGTTCCCACAACCAGTTCATCAAACCCATCTCTGAGTCTCTGGATGAATAACACAGACAGAAGGACAAAGCCACTGATAGCAGGCGTTTGGTGCCGACTGTCCTATTAAAGAGgtgaaatatttactttacCTTGGCTGACTATATTTGCCATTCCACCTGTGGCTTGCATTAAAGTAAATCCCTTTGTTTCTTATTatcaaacactttgtttaaTATGTCAGTAGTGAGGGATACaacagctttttgtttgtcCATATCTGAGCAACTGTAGCAACTAAAAGAGGTCTGTTTTACATCTAAAGAAGGTTTCACTGTATGTGAGAAATAATAGGAACTATAGTTCCAAAATTATTACATGCAGCCATCAATAATTAATCTATAGTAGTCATTTATTAATGTAACAACAAGCATTGTAGATGGTCTACAATGCTTGTTGTTACAAGAGACAGAAAGGCCAAAGGTACATCAAGTGCCAACAACCTGGTCTGTGACATACTGTACTATAACAATGAACAGAAAACTCAAAATTTCTTCTAACTATATATAAATCTGGTTGAGCTTTCACTCAAAATTTCACCACAACATTATGTAAGAGGTTATTTTTTTGGTGCCCAGCTacacatgtgcatttgttatgaatattatgagTGGTGTGACTTTGTGTGCTGTAAGATATTATGCACTTCTCCCGACCTGGAACTCATAGTTCTTGCAAAAAATATGTAGGCAGAGGGgaaatgacagaggcaaaaaaaaagattttaaaaaatgatagtGGAGCTGTTATTTTGAGGTAGAAAAGTCACTTAATGCTGCTCACCGAACGTTATATTTGCATCTACATACAAACTAGTTAGTCACTGCTGGCTTTATACTGGCAGAAAGACAACCAAATTTATGATAAATCTATTCAAATAGTGTCAGAGCACAGCACCCTGGTCTTACCGCCATGATCCAACAATgtttgtgtgagaaaaaaacaataaaacacaagaaaagatGTACTATTTAAAGCAGGTCCGACCAGTTCAGCAATCTATGTGCCAATGTGCACCCATGGTATGAAAtgttatataaatgttaaatgttatatataaatcaGTTATGAGTTAAAAACATAACAGCACAACACATGAATACTTTATCTCTAATTTAAAAGCACTAGTGTGTTTTGTAACAATTACATATGTTTTAGGAAAGTGATTTAACTTAAACAACTTGCGTTTTAATTAAAGATATTTCAAATCCCAATAAAACTGATGTTTAATAGTGTAAGTATCTTTAATTCCTGCCTGAGATTACTCATGTCTGACTTGATAACAATACTACTAGTCATGACTGATAACAGTCAGAACAAACACCAATAGAGGAAATGCACATAGCAGGAACAATTCTGTGAGGGAGAGTGTCATAATAACTTTTGTGTTGTAGTGTTGAGAACACAGTCAAAACACAGGGCACTGATAAAAGCTTTGGGTTCTCTAATGGACAAATCATTTAAGGCCCTAAAACAATACTATAATCATTGGCTTAAATCAGGATACATATTGAGCTTTGCTCCTAGGTTTATCAGTTTGATTCTTGACTATTTAGATATTGGTGAGAcctgattgcaaccctcttgTTTCTCCCTATCCTTCTtaacatgaaagagaaactacagtggacGTGAAATGCTTGAAGGATACACAAGGCCctgtctagagccagtgtttagtttgtctgttctgggctactgtagaaacatggtggttcagtATTGCAGACTTTGTGGAAGAGGATCTGTGGcatctgtagacataaaagttaaaaatattattttcacgTGATTAAAATGTAGCCTATTTATAAATactatattcaatttctgccatattctgtaaatagagccccctaaatcttacacatgcAACAGTATTGGAGTACTGGATGTAATGTATTAAAGATGCCTTTTGTCACAGCTTCACTGTATCATAATAACAATTGTTTCttatataaaatgaaacaaacctaTTTAATATAAGGGAAAGATGTGACTGAATGTAACACTGACAGTTACATAATCAGAGGAATACAATCTTTATCTGGCTTCTCAAGCAAAGTggttagctttttttttagatgatttaTAGCCCTTCTAGTATTTTTCTGGTCCCAAGATATTGAAAGAATTTTAACAACCTAAACAGAAGCaaagcagctttttatttacGCACATCTGCTAGAGAAATCACTTTTAGTTAGTTTCCTTTATACAGACTTAGGTGAGTTTGAGTTACTTTCCCTCTTTAGCCTCTTAGTGTGTGGACAATCTGAGTGTGTAAGTGAATGACTGGATCTCAATGTGTCCACCTAAAATGCATGCAGCGTGATCtatttaaaaagctaaatttgAACAGGaccaacctgttt
This genomic stretch from Larimichthys crocea isolate SSNF chromosome III, L_crocea_2.0, whole genome shotgun sequence harbors:
- the coq2 gene encoding 4-hydroxybenzoate polyprenyltransferase, mitochondrial, yielding MLAAKLTSRLTLNVLRRIHRGTHYSCVYSLSNCLLHTTKGPHSDSSVSRVFYGHGAIRPSLRLHETQHYGRRSFSLSAATIVNSAPAAVQPYLRLMRLDKPIGTWLLYIPCTWSIALASDPGNLPHLGMLTLFGTGALLMRGAGCTINDMWDRDFDKKVSRTATRPIAAGEISRMQALVFLGGQLSLALGVLLCLNYYSIALGAASLSLVVTYPLMKRITYWPQFVLGLTFNWGALLGWAAVKGSCDWSVCLPLYFSGVMWTLIYDTIYAHQDKEDDVKVGVKSTALRFQEQTKTWLSGFTVAMMSGLIAVGINAEQTLPYYAVLSTVAIHLTHQIYTLDINNPDDCWKKFASNRNLGLLLFLGIVAGNLWKERQETLLQNEEEVR
- the mboat4 gene encoding ghrelin O-acyltransferase; the encoded protein is MGLMNWLWEHHQFLMHQCFSLPFAFLFYFLAKWGYLSLRCRYLFVSIGGCVLAVVTMGIYSTLLFTSTFAFILLVCSVDSSSIHAWVFSMQMLWQTFWHLFIQYREYYLHEPVCIRLFLAVSSLMLLTQRITSLSMDLQEKRVLTTFNALSKRNRRVMLLPLISYILNFTTMLGGPLCSYSRFVTLMAEIRFNHPPNPLGVVLIKLTKVMLLECLRYCLVYFLKHNAYNPSKSIIIYGLLWVWCLALVLRIQYYSHWRISECLNNAAGFGFGENVPGVSPDWSRLSDGDFWIIEASNRMSQFARRWNATTASWLRRLVYTRCKRFPLFMTFSFSLWWHGLHLGQIVGMLTWAATVKADYHIHRCLWPKLSSSWRKIYTCLSWINTQMIVSCIVIAVEIRNMSGLRLLSTTYIGLFPLFNIILLFILQKLKFTKEVM